One segment of Paenibacillus rhizovicinus DNA contains the following:
- a CDS encoding ArsR/SmtB family transcription factor: MTENNQLRDVFDAIADPTRRQLIRLLAEAEEIPLHELTVQFPMGRTAVSKHLTILKEAGLVMDRKVGRETRFRLNASPLREVQDWAASYSKFWQSNRLRINQ, from the coding sequence GTGACAGAGAACAACCAGCTTAGGGATGTGTTCGACGCGATCGCAGATCCAACCAGGCGCCAATTGATTCGTCTGTTAGCCGAGGCAGAGGAGATACCGCTTCATGAATTGACGGTACAGTTTCCGATGGGCCGTACGGCCGTTTCTAAGCATTTGACCATTCTTAAAGAAGCCGGACTGGTCATGGACCGGAAAGTCGGCAGGGAGACGCGATTCAGGCTGAACGCTTCACCGCTCAGAGAAGTGCAGGATTGGGCGGCCTCTTACAGTAAGTTCTGGCAGTCGAATAGGCTTCGTATAAACCAGTAG
- a CDS encoding YdeI/OmpD-associated family protein, with protein sequence MRKAKKWKAEFEQLRAIVLDCDLTEEIKWMHPCYTLDDKNIVLIHGFKEYCALLFHKGVLLRDPHGILIQQTENVQAARQIRFTSLQQIIDMESTLKAYIYEAIEIEKSGKEVPMKKHEEYPIPEEFQQVCAENDALKAAFEALTPGRQRGYLLYFSTPKQSKTRVARVEKYIQHILDGKGLDD encoded by the coding sequence ATGCGGAAAGCCAAGAAGTGGAAGGCGGAATTCGAGCAGCTGAGAGCGATCGTTCTCGATTGCGATCTGACGGAAGAAATCAAGTGGATGCATCCCTGTTACACGTTGGATGACAAGAACATCGTATTGATCCACGGATTCAAAGAATACTGCGCCCTGCTGTTTCACAAAGGCGTCTTGCTGCGCGATCCGCACGGCATTCTGATCCAGCAAACGGAGAACGTGCAAGCGGCGCGCCAGATCCGGTTCACCAGCTTGCAGCAAATCATCGATATGGAAAGCACCTTGAAAGCCTATATCTATGAAGCCATCGAGATCGAGAAGTCCGGCAAGGAAGTTCCTATGAAGAAGCATGAAGAATATCCGATACCGGAAGAATTTCAACAAGTCTGCGCAGAGAACGATGCCTTGAAAGCGGCTTTCGAAGCATTGACGCCGGGCCGCCAGCGCGGCTATCTGCTCTATTTCTCAACGCCCAAACAATCGAAAACCCGAGTGGCGCGCGTAGAGAAATATATACAGCACATTCTCGACGGCAAAGGATTAGACGACTAA
- a CDS encoding GMC family oxidoreductase: protein MMQDDQKIFSNEVMAVLKAVADRLVPEDAWPSASQAGVLTYLERYAQEDPAAWTTILAPGLHALDAEATARHGRSFAELTADEQDLLLRDVQHEIVRDWPVSPKPFFDHLLSAVIDGYYGTPEAGGNRGAKSWEMIGFRPGPFPDNQAPIEETELPQRSLDQLKDRYDAIVIGAGAGGSVAAATLAESGLSVLVIERGSWLRYNEVGRDHLRNHRLSKYGHNTGPSLTGNARTILLPGGEERITAPHDGDYHNNAMTVGGGTRVYGAQAWRFHPEDFRMATRYGIPDGSSLSDWPISYQDLAPYYERAEWEVGVSGDGHAHPGRGKRDRPYPMPPLLGTKESERLAQGAAKLGWEAGPVPLLINSVERDGRPACARCGQCVGFACPTNSKNGGQNTMLVRALASGNCDLICDAIVERIDTEGGRHATGVHLVQERDGAIQRRQVRAGHVVVAAGAIESARLLLNSASDAEPNGIGNRFGQVGRNLQGHVYAGAYGVFDEPIHDSSGPGVSIATLRFDHNSESGIIGGGLLANDFTRLPLVHWYRALAPDAARWGSAGKETMRDSYLRTSQIQGPIQEIPNADSRVRLSATVKDRFGIPVAALSGNVHPESLRSSALLAEQAEKWLWASGARHVWRTRAGNGLSGGQHQSGTLRMGNDPETSVTDPTGRIHGYDNLWVSDGSVHVTNGGVNPVLTILALAFRTADNLVKQG from the coding sequence ATGATGCAAGACGATCAGAAGATTTTCTCGAACGAAGTCATGGCTGTTTTGAAAGCGGTTGCCGACCGCTTGGTACCGGAGGACGCTTGGCCGTCGGCAAGCCAAGCGGGCGTATTGACGTACTTAGAACGTTATGCCCAAGAGGATCCTGCTGCTTGGACGACAATCTTAGCTCCCGGACTGCATGCATTGGATGCGGAAGCGACAGCTCGCCACGGGCGATCGTTTGCCGAATTGACGGCGGACGAGCAGGATCTTCTGCTTCGGGATGTCCAGCATGAAATCGTTCGGGACTGGCCCGTTTCGCCGAAGCCGTTCTTCGATCATTTGTTAAGCGCTGTCATCGACGGCTACTATGGAACGCCCGAAGCAGGCGGCAATCGCGGGGCCAAGTCGTGGGAGATGATCGGCTTCCGTCCGGGACCGTTTCCGGATAACCAAGCGCCGATCGAAGAAACCGAATTGCCGCAGCGGTCATTGGACCAGCTGAAGGACCGTTACGATGCGATCGTCATAGGAGCGGGAGCCGGCGGTTCGGTCGCTGCGGCGACGCTCGCCGAATCCGGACTCAGCGTGCTCGTCATCGAACGCGGCAGCTGGCTTCGCTATAACGAGGTTGGCCGCGATCACCTGCGCAATCATCGTTTGAGCAAATACGGTCATAACACCGGGCCATCGCTAACCGGCAACGCCCGGACGATTCTATTGCCAGGCGGGGAAGAGCGAATTACCGCGCCCCATGACGGCGACTATCATAATAACGCCATGACGGTCGGCGGCGGGACTCGCGTGTACGGGGCGCAGGCTTGGCGGTTCCACCCGGAAGACTTCCGCATGGCGACTCGATACGGCATTCCGGACGGGAGCTCGCTTAGCGACTGGCCGATAAGCTATCAGGATCTTGCGCCGTATTACGAGCGGGCCGAATGGGAAGTCGGCGTCTCCGGCGATGGGCATGCTCACCCCGGACGGGGGAAGCGGGATCGTCCTTATCCGATGCCGCCGCTGCTCGGAACGAAGGAATCGGAACGATTGGCTCAAGGTGCGGCGAAGCTGGGATGGGAAGCAGGGCCAGTGCCGCTGCTCATTAATTCCGTCGAGCGCGACGGCCGGCCGGCTTGCGCGCGATGCGGTCAGTGCGTCGGCTTCGCATGTCCGACCAACAGCAAGAATGGCGGCCAGAACACGATGCTCGTAAGAGCGCTTGCTTCCGGCAACTGCGATTTGATCTGCGATGCCATCGTGGAGCGTATCGATACAGAAGGGGGCCGGCATGCCACCGGCGTTCATCTTGTGCAGGAAAGAGACGGAGCGATCCAACGCCGTCAGGTGCGGGCAGGTCATGTGGTGGTTGCCGCCGGAGCGATCGAAAGTGCGCGCTTGCTGCTTAACTCGGCATCCGATGCGGAGCCGAACGGTATCGGTAACCGGTTCGGCCAGGTTGGACGGAATCTGCAGGGCCATGTCTACGCCGGCGCCTACGGCGTCTTCGATGAGCCGATTCATGACAGCAGCGGCCCGGGGGTAAGCATCGCCACATTGCGCTTCGACCATAACAGCGAATCCGGGATTATCGGGGGAGGCTTGCTGGCCAACGATTTCACCAGGCTGCCGCTCGTTCATTGGTATCGCGCGCTTGCGCCGGATGCGGCAAGGTGGGGGAGCGCAGGCAAGGAAACGATGCGCGATTCCTATCTGCGGACAAGCCAAATTCAAGGACCGATCCAAGAGATTCCGAACGCCGATTCCCGGGTACGGCTATCGGCGACGGTCAAGGACCGCTTCGGCATTCCGGTTGCCGCGCTCTCGGGGAACGTGCATCCGGAGTCGCTGCGGTCTTCGGCCCTGTTGGCGGAACAGGCAGAGAAGTGGCTGTGGGCATCGGGAGCGCGCCATGTATGGCGCACTCGCGCAGGCAACGGGCTAAGCGGCGGGCAGCATCAATCGGGTACGCTGCGCATGGGCAACGACCCTGAGACGTCGGTCACCGATCCGACGGGCCGTATTCACGGCTACGACAACCTCTGGGTAAGCGACGGCTCCGTGCATGTAACGAACGGCGGCGTTAACCCGGTGCTGACCATCCTTGCCCTAGCCTTCCGTACAGCGGATAACTTGGTGAAACAAGGGTAA
- a CDS encoding ATP-binding cassette domain-containing protein, with translation MSESNQEYIVISGARENNLKNVSLRIPKRKITIFTGVSGSGKSSIVFDTIAAESQRLLNENFSMFVRTFLPRVPQPEADALENLSMAVIVDQKRLGGGSHSTLGTITDISPILRLLFSRVGQPYVGTANMFSFNDPLGMCPDCSGIGRSLGIDMSKAVDMSKSLNEGAIMLPDYKVDSMDWTIIMQADSFDADKKLSDYSQAELDQLLYGKARKVEMPFGGKVIHITVEGVIEKFTNKYIKRDLKTMSERTQRTVAPYISEGPCFSCHGARLSQAALGCRINGHNIAELSAMEVGRLIRVVREIDHAVAAPVIKSLTERLQHLVDIGLDYLTLDRETDTLSGGESQRVKMVKHLSGSLVDVTYIFDEPSVGLHPRDVHRLNELLQKLRDKGNTVIVVEHDSDVIKVADHIVDVGPHAGSRGGTIVYEGSFEGLLESGTLTGNYMKRPLQLKQACRQPSGKLSVKNATLHNLQNVSADIPTGVLTVVTGVAGSGKSTLINDIFLGQHSDAIVIDQSAVGVSTRSNPATYTGIMDDVRKAFAAANKVNQGLFSFNSKGACENCQGLGVVYTDLAFLDSVKLPCEACGGKRFKEEVLAYKLDGKTIADVLEMTVERALEFFQIKEVVRKLQAMSDVGLNYITLGQPLSTLSGGECQRIKLASELHKKGSIYVMDEPTTGLHMSDIGHLLEIMNRLVDAGNTVIVIEHNLDVISQADWIIDMGPDGGSRGGQVVFEGPPSQIINADRSITGKYLS, from the coding sequence ATGAGCGAATCGAATCAGGAGTATATCGTTATCTCGGGTGCCAGGGAGAACAATCTCAAGAACGTGTCTTTACGCATTCCCAAGCGGAAGATCACGATCTTCACCGGGGTATCCGGATCCGGCAAGTCATCGATCGTCTTCGATACGATCGCTGCCGAATCCCAGCGTTTGCTGAACGAGAATTTCAGCATGTTCGTCCGCACGTTTCTTCCGCGCGTTCCGCAGCCGGAGGCTGATGCGCTCGAGAATTTGAGCATGGCCGTCATCGTGGATCAGAAGCGGCTCGGCGGCGGCTCGCATTCCACGCTGGGCACGATTACCGATATTTCGCCGATTCTCCGACTGCTCTTCTCCCGCGTGGGACAGCCCTATGTCGGAACGGCCAATATGTTCTCGTTCAACGATCCGCTCGGCATGTGTCCGGATTGCAGCGGGATCGGCCGCAGTCTGGGCATCGATATGAGCAAAGCGGTCGATATGTCCAAGTCCTTGAACGAAGGAGCAATCATGCTGCCGGATTACAAGGTGGACAGCATGGACTGGACGATCATCATGCAGGCGGACTCCTTCGATGCCGACAAGAAGCTTTCCGATTATTCGCAAGCGGAATTGGACCAGCTGCTGTATGGCAAAGCGCGGAAGGTCGAGATGCCGTTCGGCGGCAAAGTGATCCATATTACCGTAGAAGGCGTCATCGAGAAGTTCACCAATAAATATATCAAGCGGGACTTGAAGACGATGTCCGAGCGTACGCAGCGCACGGTTGCGCCATATATCTCGGAGGGACCTTGCTTCAGCTGCCATGGCGCGAGGCTCAGTCAGGCCGCGCTCGGCTGCAGAATCAACGGACACAACATTGCGGAGCTGTCCGCCATGGAAGTCGGCCGGCTCATCCGCGTCGTACGTGAAATCGACCATGCCGTCGCGGCACCCGTCATCAAGTCGCTGACCGAACGACTGCAGCATCTGGTCGACATCGGACTGGACTACTTGACGCTGGATCGCGAGACGGATACATTGTCCGGCGGGGAATCGCAGCGCGTGAAGATGGTGAAGCACTTAAGCGGCAGTTTGGTCGATGTCACGTACATCTTCGACGAACCAAGCGTTGGCTTGCATCCCCGTGACGTGCATCGGCTGAACGAACTGCTCCAGAAGCTTCGGGATAAAGGCAATACCGTCATCGTCGTCGAGCATGATTCCGATGTCATCAAAGTGGCGGATCATATCGTCGACGTCGGGCCTCATGCCGGAAGCCGCGGCGGTACCATCGTGTATGAAGGAAGCTTCGAAGGCCTGCTGGAGTCCGGCACGCTGACCGGCAATTATATGAAACGTCCGCTGCAGCTGAAGCAGGCGTGCAGGCAGCCTTCGGGCAAGCTGTCCGTCAAGAACGCCACCTTGCACAACCTGCAGAACGTGAGCGCGGATATTCCGACCGGCGTGCTGACCGTCGTTACGGGCGTTGCCGGCTCGGGCAAGAGCACGCTGATCAACGATATCTTCCTCGGCCAGCATTCGGATGCGATCGTCATCGACCAATCGGCTGTAGGCGTATCCACGCGTTCGAATCCCGCCACCTATACGGGCATTATGGACGATGTCCGCAAGGCGTTTGCTGCCGCGAATAAGGTCAATCAAGGCTTGTTCAGCTTCAACTCCAAGGGAGCCTGCGAGAACTGCCAAGGGTTGGGCGTCGTCTATACGGACCTCGCATTCCTCGACAGCGTGAAGCTGCCATGCGAAGCGTGCGGAGGCAAACGGTTCAAGGAAGAGGTGCTCGCGTACAAGCTGGACGGCAAGACGATCGCGGACGTGCTGGAGATGACGGTCGAGCGGGCATTGGAATTTTTCCAAATCAAAGAAGTGGTCCGCAAGCTTCAGGCGATGAGCGACGTGGGACTGAATTATATTACGCTCGGCCAGCCGCTCAGCACGCTCTCGGGCGGGGAATGCCAGCGCATCAAACTCGCGAGCGAACTGCATAAGAAGGGCAGCATCTATGTCATGGACGAGCCGACGACCGGTCTGCATATGTCGGATATCGGCCACCTGCTCGAGATCATGAACCGCCTCGTGGATGCCGGCAACACGGTCATCGTCATCGAGCATAATCTCGACGTGATCAGCCAGGCGGATTGGATCATCGATATGGGGCCGGACGGAGGCAGCAGAGGCGGCCAAGTCGTGTTCGAAGGCCCGCCATCTCAGATCATCAACGCCGATCGGTCGATCACGGGAAAGTACTTGTCTTAA
- a CDS encoding DUF1854 domain-containing protein, producing MTIQHAASSDAMEKLTDTAKPTSDLSDAANINYLTRSNAVFAKTAGQMLAVTVDGAEHPAVYVHCSFPHTNKRIYLSVRNIENKEIGMIRSLDDFPEETAKLLEEQVRIRYFAPEITKVLRVKEEFGYAYWETETTAGLCRFTVRGGGGNTKLITATRLLVTDVDGNRFVIPDLSSLSDKEYRMVEMCM from the coding sequence GTGACAATCCAGCATGCAGCTTCCTCCGATGCAATGGAGAAACTGACAGATACCGCGAAGCCGACCTCCGATCTGTCGGATGCGGCGAATATCAATTACTTAACGCGTTCCAACGCCGTCTTCGCGAAGACGGCAGGTCAAATGCTCGCCGTCACCGTGGATGGCGCGGAGCATCCGGCCGTATACGTCCATTGCTCATTCCCGCATACGAACAAGCGCATCTATCTGTCGGTGCGAAACATCGAGAACAAGGAAATCGGCATGATCCGCTCGTTGGACGATTTTCCCGAGGAAACGGCGAAGCTCTTGGAGGAACAGGTGCGCATCCGTTATTTTGCTCCCGAGATTACCAAGGTGCTCCGGGTCAAAGAAGAGTTCGGCTATGCGTATTGGGAGACGGAGACGACGGCAGGCTTATGCCGGTTTACGGTTCGCGGAGGCGGCGGCAATACGAAGCTGATCACAGCGACCCGCCTGCTGGTCACGGACGTGGACGGCAATAGATTCGTGATCCCGGACCTCAGCAGCTTAAGCGACAAGGAATACCGGATGGTCGAAATGTGCATGTAA
- a CDS encoding ABC transporter ATP-binding protein codes for MLSEELKHVLRQRHVSEDEVVYSMLCDRTTDGELLDTYLILTGQQLVIATSLEEPAQEKTYKGYGGQAGSTSARPKSRTADSWSVEAIDLDKIESVFIVNLVASGMVVIKEREERVIAAFTNGEMGRASKLASAFTKMKKQESLEELNLNEDREQATCPKCGMIYPEEGRQICPKCMKKHAIFTRLLSFAGQYKKSIILIIVFMLLNSGTGLVIPYLQGSVLIDQGLGGKGTFAHQIGWIVTLIIGFRTLSLLFGVLYGVINAKMSANIAFDLKTSVFSAMQRLSLSFFQRKQTGQLMTRVNNDATELQYFFVDGMSYFVVNAMNIIGITAILLVLDWKLTLLCFIPLPIVVVLVRKAFPRLWRLSWRRHRTISRMNAIISDTIRGTRVVKAFGKEQKEIDRFHTSNMAYSNADQSFNKFGGTMFPVLNILTQTGGILIWACGGWMVMGGSISFGKVLTFVSYMHMLYGPIQFMNNIVGWWSYCMAAAQRIFEIQDTVPDVTEKADAIHLDHIKGDIEVSNIVFGYEPNKAILKQVSMRAKPGQMIGVVGHSGAGKSTLVNIISRLYDVSEGEVRIDGINIKDLTSASLRNNIGIVSQDVYVFSGSIAENIAYANPECSVDDIIYAANIAHAHDFIEKLPDGYDTIVGTGGHSLSGGEKQRLSIARAVLHNPRILILDEATASLDTETELQIQAALDSLIRGRTTIAIAHRLSTLRNADYLIVMDNGKVVENGTHEELMNQEGAYFSLVKKHDEALKMNEVISA; via the coding sequence ATGCTTTCAGAAGAATTAAAGCATGTATTACGGCAGCGTCACGTATCCGAAGACGAGGTTGTATACAGCATGCTGTGCGACCGTACGACCGACGGCGAGTTGTTGGATACCTATCTGATCTTGACCGGTCAACAGCTCGTCATTGCAACAAGCTTAGAAGAACCTGCGCAAGAGAAAACGTATAAAGGATACGGGGGGCAAGCGGGCTCGACCTCCGCTCGGCCGAAGTCCAGAACCGCGGACAGCTGGTCGGTAGAGGCGATTGATTTGGACAAAATTGAATCCGTTTTCATCGTGAATCTGGTTGCGTCCGGGATGGTCGTCATTAAAGAACGAGAGGAACGCGTCATTGCCGCTTTCACCAACGGGGAGATGGGGAGGGCATCCAAGTTAGCCTCGGCCTTCACGAAGATGAAGAAACAGGAATCGCTAGAAGAGCTGAACTTGAACGAGGATCGCGAGCAGGCGACATGTCCGAAGTGCGGGATGATCTATCCCGAAGAGGGCAGGCAGATCTGCCCGAAGTGCATGAAGAAGCATGCGATCTTCACCCGGCTGCTTTCGTTTGCCGGACAGTACAAGAAGTCGATCATCCTCATTATCGTCTTCATGCTCCTTAATTCGGGAACAGGACTTGTCATCCCTTATTTGCAAGGATCCGTCCTTATTGATCAAGGGCTTGGCGGCAAAGGGACGTTCGCCCATCAAATCGGCTGGATCGTGACGCTCATCATCGGATTCCGGACACTGTCGCTCTTGTTCGGCGTGCTCTATGGCGTCATCAACGCGAAGATGTCGGCGAATATCGCGTTCGATCTGAAGACGAGCGTATTCTCCGCCATGCAGCGGCTGTCCCTCAGCTTCTTCCAGCGCAAGCAGACCGGCCAGCTGATGACCCGGGTAAACAACGACGCGACGGAGCTGCAATATTTCTTCGTGGACGGGATGTCCTACTTCGTCGTCAATGCGATGAACATTATCGGCATCACGGCGATCCTCCTCGTATTGGACTGGAAGCTGACCCTGCTCTGCTTTATTCCGCTGCCGATCGTCGTCGTCCTGGTTCGCAAAGCATTTCCTAGACTGTGGCGGCTGTCATGGCGAAGGCACCGGACGATCAGCCGGATGAACGCGATTATCAGCGACACCATCCGGGGTACCAGGGTCGTCAAGGCGTTCGGCAAAGAACAGAAGGAAATCGACCGTTTCCATACGTCCAACATGGCCTATTCCAATGCGGATCAGTCGTTTAACAAGTTCGGCGGCACGATGTTTCCGGTACTGAATATTTTGACGCAAACCGGCGGCATTCTGATCTGGGCATGCGGCGGATGGATGGTCATGGGCGGGAGTATCTCGTTCGGCAAGGTGCTGACCTTCGTCAGCTATATGCACATGCTCTACGGGCCGATCCAGTTCATGAACAATATCGTGGGCTGGTGGTCGTATTGCATGGCGGCCGCGCAGCGCATCTTCGAAATTCAGGATACGGTGCCGGACGTGACGGAGAAGGCGGATGCCATTCACCTGGACCACATCAAGGGAGACATCGAAGTATCCAACATCGTGTTCGGGTACGAGCCGAATAAAGCCATCCTCAAACAGGTGTCGATGCGCGCGAAGCCCGGCCAAATGATCGGCGTCGTCGGACACTCCGGCGCGGGCAAATCGACGCTGGTCAATATCATCTCGCGCTTGTACGACGTTTCCGAAGGCGAGGTTCGGATCGACGGCATCAATATCAAGGATCTTACTTCGGCATCCTTGCGCAATAACATCGGGATCGTCTCGCAGGATGTCTATGTATTCTCCGGCAGCATCGCCGAGAACATCGCCTATGCGAATCCGGAGTGCAGCGTCGATGACATCATCTATGCCGCGAATATCGCCCATGCGCATGATTTCATCGAGAAGCTTCCGGATGGCTACGACACGATCGTCGGCACCGGCGGGCATAGTCTCTCCGGAGGCGAGAAGCAGCGGCTCTCTATCGCGCGGGCAGTTCTGCACAATCCGCGTATCCTTATCCTGGATGAAGCGACGGCTTCGCTGGATACCGAGACGGAGCTGCAAATTCAAGCGGCGCTCGATTCCCTGATCCGAGGCCGGACGACCATCGCCATCGCGCATCGGCTATCGACGCTCCGCAACGCGGATTATCTCATCGTGATGGACAACGGCAAAGTGGTGGAGAACGGCACGCACGAAGAGCTTATGAACCAAGAAGGCGCGTATTTCAGCCTCGTGAAGAAGCATGACGAGGCGCTCAAAATGAATGAGGTGATCTCAGCGTGA
- a CDS encoding ABC transporter ATP-binding protein: protein MNLNFKLAEQDLIAAKQAIGQTVLYCVPADLSLTGRRMSGYLVIGEEKWAYIENGSVKEQHDIGEATNYKILPLIGNAVLEAEVNQTKRIIVRVTMQHAARYGFIAQILNDMSAKRPIRIFNTEEERICAKCGGPLIRGTRVCPVCMNKSAAIKRLFAVSRAHWKTLALGLLVLFATSGITLAGPYFQKLLVNSALQPIDGQSADKAMFFLGIAGMLAVLVFGEVLNISKNRIMAGVSSGIAADLRKMVFDKTQQLSLGFLTSQRAGDIMNRVTSDTDRIRQLIQELCTTAIFQLIMLLSASYLLFHADWRLAIVVLIPAPIVAYLHRYIWKSVLWKLFHKQWRVFDKANSFLHDVLSGIRVVKAFGKEEREIKKFRAYNSEFAAATVNSEKLFSILSPITNYLIELGQYFVLLIACNLILDKQMNIGELIQFSSYAAMIFGPIAWLMFMPRWVANAVISIDRVFSVIDEQPEVLDKENSGKLTIEGQISFRNVIFGYKTYEPVLKEVSFDVKQGEMIGLVGHSGSGKSTLINLISRFYDVTDGEILIDDVDIRTIKQADLRSQIGVVLQETFLFTGTIMENIRYAKPDATYEEIIQAARVANAHQFIINFPDGYDTMLDENGNNLSGGERQRLAIARAVLNNPRILILDEATASLDIDTETAIQEALQRVTKNRTTIAIAHRLSTLRHADRLIVLEKGEVAEVGTHMELLEKQGIYYNLIHAQRNMAKKQDQQAAGKKQPDSVGITA, encoded by the coding sequence ATGAATCTCAATTTCAAGCTTGCCGAGCAGGATCTCATAGCTGCAAAGCAGGCCATCGGGCAAACCGTTCTTTATTGCGTGCCTGCCGATTTGTCGCTGACCGGGCGGAGGATGTCGGGATACCTGGTCATCGGGGAAGAGAAATGGGCCTATATCGAGAACGGCAGCGTCAAGGAACAGCATGACATCGGGGAAGCGACCAACTATAAAATCCTTCCGCTCATCGGCAATGCGGTGCTGGAAGCCGAAGTGAACCAGACCAAACGGATCATCGTCCGCGTTACGATGCAGCATGCGGCGAGGTACGGCTTCATCGCGCAGATTCTGAACGACATGTCGGCCAAGCGGCCGATTCGCATCTTCAATACCGAAGAAGAACGAATCTGCGCCAAGTGCGGCGGCCCGCTCATTCGCGGCACCCGGGTGTGTCCGGTCTGCATGAACAAATCCGCGGCGATCAAGCGGCTCTTCGCGGTATCGCGCGCGCACTGGAAGACGCTCGCGCTCGGTCTCCTCGTATTGTTCGCTACTTCGGGGATTACGCTCGCTGGACCGTACTTCCAGAAGCTGCTGGTCAACTCCGCCCTGCAGCCGATCGACGGGCAGAGCGCGGACAAAGCCATGTTCTTCCTTGGCATTGCAGGCATGCTGGCCGTACTGGTGTTCGGAGAGGTGCTGAACATTTCGAAGAACCGCATCATGGCCGGCGTGAGCTCGGGCATCGCGGCGGATTTGCGGAAGATGGTGTTCGACAAGACGCAGCAGCTGTCGCTCGGATTTCTGACTTCGCAGCGGGCCGGAGATATCATGAACCGGGTGACCTCCGATACCGACCGGATCCGGCAGCTCATTCAAGAGCTGTGCACGACCGCGATATTCCAGCTCATCATGCTGCTGAGCGCCAGTTACTTGCTCTTCCACGCGGATTGGCGTTTAGCGATCGTCGTTCTCATTCCAGCACCTATCGTGGCCTATCTCCATCGCTATATTTGGAAATCGGTGCTGTGGAAACTGTTCCACAAGCAATGGCGCGTATTCGATAAAGCGAATTCGTTCCTGCATGACGTGCTGAGCGGCATTCGAGTCGTGAAGGCGTTCGGGAAAGAAGAACGGGAAATCAAGAAATTCCGGGCGTACAACAGCGAATTTGCCGCAGCCACGGTGAACAGCGAGAAGCTGTTCAGCATTCTGTCGCCGATCACGAATTATCTGATCGAGCTTGGGCAATATTTCGTGTTGTTGATCGCGTGCAACTTAATTCTCGACAAGCAAATGAATATCGGCGAACTCATCCAATTCAGCTCTTATGCAGCTATGATCTTCGGACCGATCGCATGGTTAATGTTCATGCCGAGATGGGTAGCCAACGCCGTCATTTCCATCGATCGCGTCTTCTCGGTCATTGACGAGCAGCCGGAGGTGCTGGATAAGGAGAACAGCGGGAAGCTTACGATCGAGGGTCAGATCTCGTTCCGCAACGTTATCTTCGGTTATAAGACGTATGAACCCGTGCTCAAGGAAGTGAGCTTCGATGTCAAGCAAGGCGAGATGATCGGGCTTGTCGGTCATTCGGGCTCCGGGAAATCAACGCTCATCAATCTGATCTCCCGGTTCTACGACGTGACGGACGGCGAAATCCTGATCGACGACGTCGATATTCGGACGATTAAGCAAGCGGATCTCCGATCGCAAATCGGCGTCGTGCTGCAGGAGACATTCCTGTTCACGGGAACGATCATGGAGAACATCCGTTACGCCAAACCGGACGCGACCTATGAAGAGATCATCCAAGCCGCGCGGGTCGCCAATGCGCATCAGTTCATCATTAATTTCCCGGACGGATACGACACGATGCTCGACGAGAACGGCAACAACTTGTCCGGCGGCGAACGGCAGCGGCTGGCGATCGCGAGGGCGGTCCTGAACAACCCGCGCATTCTCATTCTGGATGAGGCGACGGCTTCGCTCGATATCGATACGGAGACGGCGATCCAAGAAGCGCTGCAGCGGGTAACGAAGAATCGCACGACCATTGCGATCGCCCACCGGCTGTCCACGCTTCGCCACGCCGATCGCCTGATCGTGCTGGAGAAAGGCGAAGTCGCCGAAGTCGGTACGCATATGGAGCTGCTCGAGAAGCAAGGCATTTATTATAACTTGATTCACGCGCAGCGCAATATGGCGAAGAAACAAGATCAGCAGGCTGCAGGGAAGAAGCAGCCTGATTCCGTGGGAATCACGGCATAA